GTTTTAGAACGCCTGGCCAAAGCATACCCCGATCAGGCCCGCCAGGAATTCGATAAAGCCATCGCCCTCCGGGAATTGCTTTACAGGGTATTCAGCCAGTTGATAGAAAAAGGCAAACCGCCGGAGCTGGAATTGCAGCAATTGAGTACACAGGTTGCCAATGCTTTGAGTTACCTTGAGCTGTTTTTTGATAAAACCACCAGGGAAATGAAGCTGATCTATACCCGTCCGGCACTGGAGCAGCCTTCATGGTTAATGTTGCAAAGTGTAGCTGAATTATTGACTGGCAAGGAGTTAGCACTTCTTAAAAAATGCCCGTCCTGTTACTGGCTGTTCCTGGACAGGAGTAAGAACAAGTCGCGGAAATGGTGCAGCATGGCTACCTGTGGAGATGTCTCAAAAGTTAAACAAGCTTATCATCGCAAGAAAAAAGAACGAAAGAAACCATCATGACCACCAGCTCCAAAAAAACGAAGCTCATCATAGCCTTAGGGCTTGTATATATCATTTGGGGATCCACCTATTTAGGGATGAAAATAGGAACTGAAACAGTTCCGCCATTCCTGCTGTCCGCTATGCGGTTCATTTTATCAGGTACCATCATGCTGGGTTTTGGCTTCTGGCAGGAGAAGGAAATGCCTACCCGTAAACAATGGCTGAATGCAGTGCTGATTGGTATATTGCTTATTGGTATTGGAAACTCAAGTGTTGCGCTGGCCGTAAAATATATGCCCTCAGGCCTGGTAGCCCTTTTTATTGCTGCATTGCCGGCATGGTTCATTGCGCTGGACTGGGCTTTTTTCAGTAAGGAACGCCCTAAGCCTATGACGCTCTGGGGACTGGTATTAGGTTTTGTGGGCCTCTTTTATATTTTCGATCCTTTCCACCTGTTCTCTGCTGCCAGTAGCACAACAAGGTCTTATCCTTTATGGCCCATCCCGGTTTTAACGGTTGGTTCCATTGCATGGGCATTGGGTTCTTTGCTTTCTCCAAGACTGGATACGCCCAAACAATTTACCTCATCCGGCATCCAGATGCTGGCGGGTATGGTTTCATGTATAATTTTAAGTTATTTACTGGAACGTAATGATTGGCATACAGTTGAAACAATGACAGTAAGGGCATGGTCTGCCATTGCTTACCTTGTGATCTTCGGGTCCCTGATCGGATATACTGCTTACAGCTGGCTGGTAAATAATGCTCCTGCGCATTTAACAGCTACCTATGCATACGTGAATCCGGTGGTGGCCATCTTCCTGGGCTGGCTGATTGTAGATGAAGTACTCACCTGGCAATCCGTTATCGGTTCCGTGATCGTAATTGGCGGGGTGGTATTAATGACGGTGGGTAAAAGTAAAAAGAAACACTGATCACTTCGTTAGTTCCACTTCGAACTGGAGGATGTGTTCGTTTTTAAGCAGCAGTTCGTTTAATGCTGCTAATCTGGCTATTGGGCCAGTTAGTTCATATTTTCCTTCCAGTACAACCATTTCGTTTTCCCGGGTTTTAGTAGTAGCAAGTGGCTTTACGATAAGACGATTACTGTTAAACATCGCCTCCAGTTCAGCGGTTGTAAGGGAATCCTTCCGGTATTTAATGGCATAGTATTTCCGTTCCCTTTCTTTCATGATGAACTTTTCCACGAAAGTGAGGCCCCACAATACCAGGATCGAAATCCCCACTGCCGCCCAGGCCAGGTTATATTCTCCCACACCTATAGCCATACCGATGGCTGCAGAGATCCAGATCACCGTGGCCGTAGTGATACCGTCTATTGTAAATCCTCCCCGGAATATCACACCGGCTCCAATGAAGCCAACACCCGTGAGGATATTGGAAGCAATGCGGTCTCCCGTGGTAGCTCCGCCAATTTCCACACTGAGGATGGTGAATAGTGCAGAACTTACACAAATAAGCGCAATCGTACGGATACCAGCGGCTTTACGCTGAAATTCCCTTTCCAGCCCAAGGATGGCGCCAGCCAACAGGGCAATAAACAAACGGGTAATGGTTATTTCCTGGAAAGACGGGTCCAGCAACAGCTCATGGATTTTTTGCATACTCGGTAATTTAATCAGCAGGCGCCTGGCAGAGGCGTGCCATTCACAGACAAAAGTTGGTCCAAACGGATCAGCAGCCCGTTGTCCATCCTTAAATATTCCACTTTATTCAAAGCGTAAAGATCTTCTATCCGGCCGGAAACGGTTTGTTCCTTACCGGTTTCATCCCGGAAAACCAGCAGGCAGATGGTATGCATGGTGGCCCAGGCTTCCAGGCGATCATAATAATCGCAATCTATAGGCTGATATATTTTTTCTGACCCTTCCATAAAAAAATGCTTTGTAAAGTTAACGTTGGTCAGCGTATTTTTGCAGCACCAAAAAAATACGTAATCTATTAAAATAATCCGGCATGTTAGAGTCTACATTTAATTTCCCGAATCAAACCGCTTTTTACAAAGGTAAAGTTCGGGACGTGTACACCATTGAAGATAAGTGGATGGTGATGTTTGTTAGTGACCGCATTTCTGCATTTGATGTGGTATTACCCCGTCCCATTCCTTACAAGGGCCAGGTACTGAACCAGATAGCGGCTATTATGCTTGATGCTACAAAGGATATCGTACCTAACTGGGTAAAATCCGTACCCCTGCCAAGTGCTACCGTAGGTCTGAAATGTGAAACCTTCCCTGTGGAAATGGTAGTGCGCGGTAACCTCACCGGCCATGCATGGCGTACTTACAAAAGTGGCCAGCGTGTACTTTGCGGCGTAACCATGCCGGAAGGCCTGAAGGAAAACGATTATTTCCCCACGCCGATCATTACGCCCACCACCAAAGCACATGAAGGGCATGATGAAGATATCTCCCGCGATGAGATCATAGCCAGCGGTTTAGTAAGCCAGGCAGATTATGAGCAACTGGAGAAATACACCCTGGCGCTGTTCCAGCGTGGCCGTGAATTAGCTGCTAAACGTGGCCTCATCCTCGTAGATACCAAATATGAATTCGGTAAGATCGGCGACACCATCTACCTGATCGATGAGATCCACACGCCTGACTCTTCCCGTTACTTCTATGCAGAAGGATACGAAGCCAAACAAAAAGCCGGCGAAGCACAAAAGCAGCTGAGCAAGGAATTTGTAAGGGAATGGCTGATGGAGAACGGTTTCCAGGGTAAAGAAGGCCAGCAGGTGCCGGAAATGACGGATGCTTTCATCGAAAGCGTAAGCAATCGTTACATTGAGCTGTTCGAAAATATCACCGGGCAAACATTCAAAAAAGAAGATGTAGCGCCGGCTGATGCAGAGAAAAAGATCATCGAAACACTGAAAAGTTTATAAAAAAGAAAAGGGGAGCAGCAATGTTCCCCTTTTCTTTTTTAGCTATACTGTATACATTCCTTTAGTTTCTTTTCCTTTTTGATCTGGATGTTCTTTCCATTAACCGTGATCACCTGTTCCTGCACCAGTTCATTTAATACTTTAAACAAAGTCTCATAAGTAGTACCGGCATAGGATGCAATATCCTGTTTGGTAAGTATCACTTCCGTACCAAAGAACTCCCTGATCTTCAGCAGTGCATCTGCAATACGGCCCTTCACATCCATATGCACCATGTTCCGCATACTATGTTCTGCTACCTGTAATTCCTGTGCATATAATAACATCATCTGGTAGGTGAGTTCATTATTCACAGCCAGTGTGGTGCGAAAGAATTCCGCTGTAATGAAACAGGCACTGCCTGCTTCCAAAGCAGTGGCAGTAACCGGGTTCAGCTGTTGTGGCTCCATTCCCCTGTGCCCCAGCACATCGCCCGCTTTGGCAAATTTGATGATCAGTTCCTTTTCTTCTCCCCATTGCTTATGCACTTTCACCTTGCCTTCATGCAAAAAGTAAAAACCCGTAGCCAATTCTCCTTCCTGGAAAATGACCTGCCCTTTTTTGAAACGGACAATGGTGGCATGGGTGGCAATGGCGCCACTCCATTCCGGTAAACTATGTCTGCACAAAAAGCAATTTGGATGGTCGTTCATTGTTTAAATCATATAATTCAGGCAAATTTATGAAAAATATCCCTTTAAAATATTGTTTATGCAATACTTTTGCAGGTAAATAATACAGGTATGAGCAAAGATGAGTCGATTCCCGTTGCACCTTCCTTAGTGGATGATATCCATATAACGGAAGAACGGGTGGTTTCTAAACGGGTATTCTTTTTAAGTATACAGGTGGTATTGAACGCCATTATAATAGGATTTGTGGCGAAGGCCCTGGTGGCATTGATCAACCTGATCACCAATATTTCCTTTTACGGACAATTCTCTTTCGCGGAACATGGTCCTGCTGCCAATCAATTAGGCATCTGGGTAATTGCCGTCCCCGTGATCGGCGGATTACTGGTTGGGATCATTGCCCGCACTGGTTCTGCAGCTATCAGGGGGCATGGCATTCCTGAAGCAATGGAGCAGGTACTGACCAACGAAAGCCGTATCAAACCAATTATCACCATTCTCAAACCTTTGTCTGCCGCCATTTCCATTGGAACCGGAGGTCCTTTTGGAGCAGAAGGTCCCATCATTGCCACCGGTGGTGCATTCGGATCTTTTGCAGGACAGATCATGCATATCACTCCCAGCGAAAGGAAGATCATGCTCACGGCCGGGGCTACAGCCGGTATGGCGGCTATTTTCGGAACACCTATTGCCGCCGTACTGCTGGCTATAGAATTGCTCCTGTTTGAATTTTCACCACGTTCTATTATTCCTGTAGCATTAGCTTGTGCCACAGGTGCCGCCATGCACTATCTCTTATTTGATACGGTACCGGTGTTTGCCATGCCGGTAATTCCATCGCCCACTTACCAGGATATGCTCTGGTATCTTTTGCTGGGTGCAGTGATCGGCGTAATTGCAGCAGTGGTTTCCAAGAGTGTGTATTTCATAGAAGACCTGTTTGAAAAACTCCCCATCCACTGGATGTGGTGGCCGGCCATAGGCGCAGTGGCAGTTGGGGTAACAGGTTACTTTGCACCTTACACCCTGGGAGTGGGCTATACCAATATCACGGATCTGCTGTCCGGCTCTTTGCCTTTGCAATTGGTATTAGGCCTGTGTTTTCTGAAATTCATCTCCTGGTCTGTATCCCTGGGCAGCGGAACATCCGGTGGTACGCTGGCTCCTTTGCTTACCATAGGAGGGGCCACAGGTTTAGCTTTGGGTATGCTGGTGCTCCGCATTTTCCCGGAAAGTTCCATCAACCTGCCCACCTGTGCATTGATAGGAATGGCTGCCATGTTTGCCGGAGCCGCCAGGGCATTGCTCACTTCCATTGTATTTGCATTTGAATGCACCATGCAGCCACATGGGCTGTTACCCTTGCTGGGTGCCTGCACAGCTTCCTATTTCGTTTCCTTTTTTATGATGAAGAGCTCTATTATGACGGAAAAGATTCAGCGGAGGGGCGTTCATACCCCGGATAAATATGAGCCGGATGTATTGCAGAACCTATCTGTGGAAATGGTGATGGAAAAACAGGAAAAGGGCCGGCTGACGGATTTCCAGACCATTTATGTATACCCCGAAAGCAGGCTGGGCCTGGCGATCGACATCATGGGCCGCTACAACATCAACTCCCTGCCCGTAGTGAATAAAGAGAATAAACAAGAAGTTCTGGGTATGCTCGATGCGCAGATGATCCTGAATGCTTACCGGCAAAACCGCAGGGACAATGATGCATATCAGCGGGCCATTTCCATTAAACGCAGAGGTTTTAAACTGATCCTGCAGGGGCGG
This DNA window, taken from Chitinophaga niabensis, encodes the following:
- a CDS encoding CGNR zinc finger domain-containing protein, whose protein sequence is MSEAKTIQTMRLDGGIACLNFVNTKDNRSKETGIDYLSQYRDLLDLCERLGLMPAKTRQVLERLAKAYPDQARQEFDKAIALRELLYRVFSQLIEKGKPPELELQQLSTQVANALSYLELFFDKTTREMKLIYTRPALEQPSWLMLQSVAELLTGKELALLKKCPSCYWLFLDRSKNKSRKWCSMATCGDVSKVKQAYHRKKKERKKPS
- a CDS encoding MgtC/SapB family protein — translated: MQKIHELLLDPSFQEITITRLFIALLAGAILGLEREFQRKAAGIRTIALICVSSALFTILSVEIGGATTGDRIASNILTGVGFIGAGVIFRGGFTIDGITTATVIWISAAIGMAIGVGEYNLAWAAVGISILVLWGLTFVEKFIMKERERKYYAIKYRKDSLTTAELEAMFNSNRLIVKPLATTKTRENEMVVLEGKYELTGPIARLAALNELLLKNEHILQFEVELTK
- a CDS encoding phosphoribosylaminoimidazolesuccinocarboxamide synthase codes for the protein MLESTFNFPNQTAFYKGKVRDVYTIEDKWMVMFVSDRISAFDVVLPRPIPYKGQVLNQIAAIMLDATKDIVPNWVKSVPLPSATVGLKCETFPVEMVVRGNLTGHAWRTYKSGQRVLCGVTMPEGLKENDYFPTPIITPTTKAHEGHDEDISRDEIIASGLVSQADYEQLEKYTLALFQRGRELAAKRGLILVDTKYEFGKIGDTIYLIDEIHTPDSSRYFYAEGYEAKQKAGEAQKQLSKEFVREWLMENGFQGKEGQQVPEMTDAFIESVSNRYIELFENITGQTFKKEDVAPADAEKKIIETLKSL
- a CDS encoding chloride channel protein encodes the protein MSKDESIPVAPSLVDDIHITEERVVSKRVFFLSIQVVLNAIIIGFVAKALVALINLITNISFYGQFSFAEHGPAANQLGIWVIAVPVIGGLLVGIIARTGSAAIRGHGIPEAMEQVLTNESRIKPIITILKPLSAAISIGTGGPFGAEGPIIATGGAFGSFAGQIMHITPSERKIMLTAGATAGMAAIFGTPIAAVLLAIELLLFEFSPRSIIPVALACATGAAMHYLLFDTVPVFAMPVIPSPTYQDMLWYLLLGAVIGVIAAVVSKSVYFIEDLFEKLPIHWMWWPAIGAVAVGVTGYFAPYTLGVGYTNITDLLSGSLPLQLVLGLCFLKFISWSVSLGSGTSGGTLAPLLTIGGATGLALGMLVLRIFPESSINLPTCALIGMAAMFAGAARALLTSIVFAFECTMQPHGLLPLLGACTASYFVSFFMMKSSIMTEKIQRRGVHTPDKYEPDVLQNLSVEMVMEKQEKGRLTDFQTIYVYPESRLGLAIDIMGRYNINSLPVVNKENKQEVLGMLDAQMILNAYRQNRRDNDAYQRAISIKRRGFKLILQGRQILKSKGKN
- a CDS encoding EamA family transporter, with the translated sequence MTTSSKKTKLIIALGLVYIIWGSTYLGMKIGTETVPPFLLSAMRFILSGTIMLGFGFWQEKEMPTRKQWLNAVLIGILLIGIGNSSVALAVKYMPSGLVALFIAALPAWFIALDWAFFSKERPKPMTLWGLVLGFVGLFYIFDPFHLFSAASSTTRSYPLWPIPVLTVGSIAWALGSLLSPRLDTPKQFTSSGIQMLAGMVSCIILSYLLERNDWHTVETMTVRAWSAIAYLVIFGSLIGYTAYSWLVNNAPAHLTATYAYVNPVVAIFLGWLIVDEVLTWQSVIGSVIVIGGVVLMTVGKSKKKH
- a CDS encoding Crp/Fnr family transcriptional regulator, giving the protein MNDHPNCFLCRHSLPEWSGAIATHATIVRFKKGQVIFQEGELATGFYFLHEGKVKVHKQWGEEKELIIKFAKAGDVLGHRGMEPQQLNPVTATALEAGSACFITAEFFRTTLAVNNELTYQMMLLYAQELQVAEHSMRNMVHMDVKGRIADALLKIREFFGTEVILTKQDIASYAGTTYETLFKVLNELVQEQVITVNGKNIQIKKEKKLKECIQYS